The Mangrovivirga cuniculi genomic sequence TGAAGCGCGCTCACCTCAGGAATGGACTCCTCGATCTGTCGAACTAAACTTACCTAAGGGTAAGTGGGGGCAAATGGTTAAATACGGTCATGACATAATTACTAACACCTCGAGATTTATTGGTCCATCAGCTGCAAAGAACAAATCATTTGCGGGAAATAACCTGTCCTGCAATAATTGTCATTTGAATGCTGGTAAAAAAATCGCCTCCGGTTCATTTATCGGTGTCTATAATCGATTTCCTCAATTTCGTGGACGAGAAAATAAGATAGGTACACTGGAAGAAAGAATTAACGGATGCCTCGAAAGAAGTATGAATGGAAAAAAAATGCCTGAAAATACTTATGAAATGAAAGCGATCATTTCCTACATACAATGGTTGAGTGAGGATCTGCCTCCGGAATTGGAAAAAAATATAAAGGGTATAAAAAAATAGTCATTCCCAACAGGAAAGCAGACACCTTGATGGGAAAACTGGTATATGAAACCCATTGCAAAGTCTGCCATGGTGAAAATGCCGAAGGCACATTAGACACACTAGCTGATTTCCCAAAATATGTCTACCCTCCACTTGCAGGTGATGACTCATTTAATGATGGCGCCGGATTACACAGGATAATCACCGCGGCAGAATTTATAAAATACAATATGCCTTTTGGAGTCGATTACAAAAACCCGATACTTACTGATGAGGAAGCATATGATGTTGCTGCATATATAAACAGCCTTCCAAGGCCTGAAAAAAAACATAAAGAAAGAGACTTCCCAGATAAAAAGTTAAAACCAGTTTCTACGCCATATGGTCCGTGGACTGATACTTTCCCTGCATTACAGCACAAATATGGGCCATTCCAACCCATCATAGCCTATTATGAACAAAATCATAAAATAAAGAAGACAAAATAACCATCATAAAAATTAAACTATACCACCATGAAAAATTATTCGAATTACACGAGAAGAAACTTCCTGGGGAATATCGCCGCAGGAACGGCTGTTGGATTGTCAATGATCACCAATCCAATCGAAGCAAAAATCAATGATACTTTTGGGGTCAACACAAATAACAGTTACGGAGATCTTGATGCAGGCCTTAAAAAGTTAGGTAAAAAGAAGCACCCGGTAGCCCTGGATATTTCACAACCAAATTGGTGGGGATTCATTTGGTCAAATGTCTATTACATGACTAACGAGGAAACCGGAACACCTAATCCGGAACTTGGAGTACTTAATGTATTACGACATCATGGAATAATCTTTTCATTTAAAGATGAAATCATCGAAAAGTATAAACTTGGAGAGAGGTTTGGCTATAATGATCCGACAACAGGAAAACCAGCGATCAAAAACCCATATGTAAAACCAC encodes the following:
- a CDS encoding c-type cytochrome, whose translation is MQDRSKISSALQGLAYLLFSLSLLLVIGVLWVILAPPKAKLNEARSPQEWTPRSVELNLPKGKWGQMVKYGHDIITNTSRFIGPSAAKNKSFAGNNLSCNNCHLNAGKKIASGSFIGVYNRFPQFRGRENKIGTLEERINGCLERSMNGKKMPENTYEMKAIISYIQWLSEDLPPELEKNIKGIKK
- a CDS encoding c-type cytochrome, whose protein sequence is MGKLVYETHCKVCHGENAEGTLDTLADFPKYVYPPLAGDDSFNDGAGLHRIITAAEFIKYNMPFGVDYKNPILTDEEAYDVAAYINSLPRPEKKHKERDFPDKKLKPVSTPYGPWTDTFPALQHKYGPFQPIIAYYEQNHKIKKTK
- a CDS encoding Tat (twin-arginine translocation) pathway signal sequence containing protein, whose amino-acid sequence is MKNYSNYTRRNFLGNIAAGTAVGLSMITNPIEAKINDTFGVNTNNSYGDLDAGLKKLGKKKHPVALDISQPNWWGFIWSNVYYMTNEETGTPNPELGVLNVLRHHGIIFSFKDEIIEKYKLGERFGYNDPTTGKPAIKNPYVKPQEGAFPLPGLAGIDGLQEKGAMFCVCNMAYKVYSGIISKDMGMTQEEVYNDFKNGKLPDIHIAPSGVWVLGRLPENNIAYIDSSVG